The proteins below come from a single Bactrocera dorsalis isolate Fly_Bdor chromosome 5, ASM2337382v1, whole genome shotgun sequence genomic window:
- the LOC105224166 gene encoding ATP-dependent helicase brm isoform X1 — translation MTSPSPANSPMPPPQAPPAQSPSPSPHSPYPHQQMSQGPPVQQGPSGAGPSGPPHGPPQQPHMQGPPPHSQHGPIPPGGHHGPPPPPGHPGGPYTHPMQHAPPHGSPHGPPQHQQHGAMPPGQHGVGQHGPPPPHGQGPPGQHGPPPPGSGGAPGSGPPMSHAPPPHGVPPPHGPPGPQQQPGVQGAPPPHMNGPPGQGPPGPPGPPGPPPQGHHMPPHHQSMGPHMGMQMAPQGPNMPPMGYQTHGMPPNGPPAPGQGPPPGDRPVQESLTALQRAIDTMEEKGLQEDPRYSQLLAIRATSKHQHLTGNQVNMLRAQITAYRLLARNKPISMQMQQQLAPPQQQQQQQQQQQQQGGVPPGPPGPPGQHPGVPVQQQQPQPGPSGAPPPGAAGSASTPPQCPTPPAIPYTQQQLPGGPKLQPQPPQHVQQPAMPPGAGAPPMPPQQDMSHQLPNGAGGKPNAGPPPPMMGGSQPPISSPMPATMAQGVRPGMPQVPPGMPPQVTPGMQAPKPGAPPPQQPMPKPNRITTVAKPVGLDPITLLQERENRIASRISLRMQELQRLPATMPEDLRLQAAIELRALRVLNFQRQLRAEIVQCTRRDTTLETAVNIKAYKRTKRQGLREARATEKLEKQQKLEAERKRRQKHQEFLAAVLQHGKDFKEYHRNNKAQLARVNKAIMNHHANAEREQKKEQERIEKERMRRLMAEDEEGYRKLIDQKKDKRLAFLLSQTDEYISNLTQMVKQHKDDQKKKKEEESKRLVQYKKELLMSGEYMNIDESCIAADMRVTVVEQATGARLSGEEAPMLKNLHNWLERHPGWDWIESDSDDEGDAEMRAADTKEHNKSKEEQEEKKAEEADSKEATNVEDAKDFIKKVKVEDDEYRTEEQTYYSIAHTVHEKVTEQASIMVNGQLKEYQLKGLEWLVSLYNNNLNGILADEMGLGKTIQTISLVTYLMDRKKVMGPYLIIVPLSTLPNWVLEFEKWAPSVGVVSYKGSPQGRRLLQNQMRATKFNVLLTTYEYVIKDKAVLAKIQWKYMIIDEGHRMKNHHCKLTQVLNTHYIAPYRLLLTGTPLQNKLPELWALLNFLLPSIFKSCSTFEQWFNAPFATTGEKVELNEEETILIIRRLHKVLRPFLLRRLKKEVEHQLPDKVEYIIKCDMSGLQRVLYKHMQSKGVLLTDGSEKGKQGKGGAKALMNTIVQLRKLCNHPFMFQHIEEKYCDHTGAHSVASGPDLYRVSGKFELLDRILPKLKASNHRVLLFCQMTQCMTIIEDYLSWRQFGYLRLDGTTKAEDRGELLRKFNAKDSDYFVFLLSTRAGGLGLNLQTADTVIIFDSDWNPHQDLQAQDRAHRIGQRNEVRVLRLMTVNSVEERILAAARYKLNMDEKVIQAGMFDQKSTGSERQQFLQTILHQDDNEEEEENEVPDDEVINMMIARSEDEIELFKKMDIDRKKEDEELHPGRERLIDESELPDWLTKDDDEVERWHQYDEDTILGRGSRQRKEVDYTDSLTEKEWLKAIDDGAEFEEEEDEDDAKRKRRKRKNRKDESDEDELIMKRRRRQNIDKRLKKQMNKIMSAVIKYTNDDGRVLSEPFMKLPSRQRLPDYYEIIKRPVDIKKILQRIEDCKYGDINELEKDFVQLCQNAQIYNEEASLIYLDSIELQKVFVSARARVTAAAAAAASAAAVAGNESASGGGGGGGTAAGSEASDNEEEEVGDDGSEDEEIATTSTAAVKMKLKLNKSLAAAPTTPIQAAPVSTAAATTSKKQTRRKRSQKKYTIFDDDDDDID, via the exons ATGACATCACCCTCACCCGCTAACAGTCCAATGCCTCCTCCCCAGGCGCCACCAGCACAAAGCCCCTCACCTTCGCCACACAGTCCTTATCCACATCAACAAATGTCGCAGGGGCCGCCAGTGCAGCAAGGGCCTTCTGGTGCAGGCCCATCAGGTCCACCACATGGACCGCCACAACAACCGCATATGCAAGGACCGCCACCACATAGCCAACATGGTCCAATTCCACCCGGCGGTCATCACGGCCCACCGCCTCCTCCTGGTCATCCTGGTGGCCCATATACACATCCTATGCAGCATGCACCACCCCATGGTTCTCCACATGGACCACCACAACATCAACAACACGGTGCAATGCCGCCTGGACAACATGGTGTAGGTCAGCATGGTCCACCACCACCACATGGGCAAGGTCCTCCAGGTCAGCATGGACCACCACCGCCAGGCAGTGGTGGTGCACCGGGTAGTGGCCCGCCAATGTCACATGCCCCACCACCGCATGGCGTACCGCCACCACACGGACCGCCTGGACCGCAACAGCAACCGGGTGTACAAGGAGCGCCCCCACCGCATATGAATGGTCCACCAGGTCAAGGGCCACCTGGTCCGCCAGGTCCACCAGGACCGCCACCACAAGGACATCacatgccaccgcatcatcaaAGCATGG GCCCGCATATGGGAATGCAAATGGCGCCACAAGGTCCTAATATGCCACCAATGGGTTATCAAACACACGGAATGCCGCCAAAt gGTCCACCGGCTCCCGGTCAGGGCCCACCACCCGGCGATCGTCCCGTACAGGAAAGTCTTACCGCACTACAACGCGCCATTGACACAATGGAGGAGAAGGGACTGCAAGAGGATCCACGCTACTCACAGCTACTCGCCATACGCGCCACCTCGAAGCATCAACATCTCACTGGCAATCAGGTGAATATGTTGCGCGCACAAATCACCGCCTACCGCTTGCTGGCGCGCAACAAACCGATTTCCATGCAAATGCAGCAACAATTAgcaccaccacaacaacaacagcaacagcagcagcaacaacagcagcagggTGGCGTACCGCCTGGACCCCCCGGACCGCCGGGACAACACCCTGGCGTGCcagtgcaacagcaacagccgCAACCCGGACCAAGTGGTGCACCACCACCAGGCGCTGCCGGCAGCGCGAGCACACCACCGCAATGTCCCACACCGCCGGCAATTCCATACACGCAACAGCAGCTACCCGGTGGACCAAAGTTACAGCCGCAACCACCACAACATGTGCAACAACCAGCAATGCCACCAGGCGCTGGCGCACCACCAATGCCACCGCAACAAGATATGTCGCATCAGTTGCCCAATGGTGCTGGTGGCAAACCGAATGCCGGTCCACCGCCACCAATGATGGGTGGCAGTCAGCCACCGATTTCTTCGCCAATGCCAGCAACGATGGCGCAAGGTGTGCGTCCGGGCATGCCACAGGTGCCACCTGGCATGCCGCCACAAGTAACGCCCGGCATGCAAGCGCCTAAACCCGGCGCACCGCCACCGCAGCAACCTATGCCGAAGCCCAATCGCATAACCACAGTCGCCAAGCCAGTTGGTTTGGATCCGATTACGCTACTGCAAGAACGTGAAAACCGTATAGCATCGCGCATTTCGTTGCGCATGCAAGAGTTGCAGCGACTGCCGGCTACCATGCCGGAAGATTTGCGCCTACAAGCGGCCATAGAGTTGCGTGCGCTGCGCGTGCTGAATTTCCAGCGGCAACTGCGTGCCGAAATTGTACAGTGTACGCGACGCGATACCACACTCGAGACGGCGGTCAATATTAAGGCTTACAAGCGCACAAAGCGTCAAGGACTGCGTGAGGCGCGCGCCACCGAGAAATTggagaaacaacaaaaattggaaGCGGAGCGTAAACGACGCCAGAAACATCAAGAATTCTTGGCAGCAGTGCTACAGCATGGCAAGGACTTTAAGGAGTATCATCGCAATAATAAAGCGCAGCTGGCTCGCGTCAACAAGGCGATTATGAATCATCATGCCAATGCGGAGCGCGAACAGAAGAAGGAGCAAGAGCGTATCGAGAAGGAACGTATGCGTCGTTTGATGGCCGAGGATGAAGAGGGCTATCGTAAACTTATCGATCAGAAGAAAGATAAACGTTTGGCATTCCTGTTGTCGCAGACCGACGAATATATCAGCAATCTCACACAGATGGTGAAGCAGCACAAGGATGatcagaagaagaagaaagaggagGAGAGCAAGCGCTTGGTGCAATACAAGAAAGAGCTGCTTATGAGTGGCGAATACATGAATATCGATGAAAGCTGCATTGCAGCGGATATGCGCGTCACTGTTGTTGAGCAAGCAACAGGAGCGCGTCTCTCCGGGGAGGAAGCGCCCATGTTGAAGAACTTGCACAACTGGTTGGAGCGTCATCCCGGTTGGGATTGGATTGAGTCCGATTCAGATGATGAAGGTGATGCTGAGATGCGTGCAGCAGACACCAAGGAGCACAATAAATCAAAGGAGGAACAGGAAGAGAAAAAGGCCGAAGAGGCAGACAGCAAAGAAGCAACCAATGTTGAGGATGCTAAAGACTTTATCAAGAAGGTTAAGGTGGAAGATGATGAGTATCGTACTGAGGAGCAAACCTACTACAGTATTGCGCATACCGTACACGAAAAGGTGACCGAACAGGCAAGCATTATGGTTAACGGACAATTGAAGGAGTACCAGTTGAAGGGTTTGGAATGGTTGGTCTcattgtacaacaacaatttaaatggTATTCTTGCCGATGAGATGGGTTTGGGCAAGACTATACAGACTATTTCGTTGGTTACCTATCTAATGGATCGCAAAAAG GTCATGGGTCCTTATTTGATTATTGTGCCGCTCTCCACACTACCCAATTGGGTGTTGGAGTTCGAAAAGTGGGCGCCTTCCGTCGGCGTCGTCAGCTACAAAGGCAGTCCACAAGGTCGTCGCTTGCTGCAGAATCAAATGCGCGCCACGAAATTTAATGTGCTACTCACCACCTACGAGTACGTTATCAAAGACAAAGCAGTGCTTGCTAAAATCCAATGGAAATACATGATAATCGATGAGGGTCATCGTATGAAGAATCATCACTGTAAGCTTACACAGGTCTTGAATACACACTATATAGCGCCCTATCGCCTGTTGCTCACCGGTACACCGCTACAAAATAAATTACCCGAATTGTGGGCTCTTCTAAATTTCTTGCTACCATCCATCTTCAAGTCCTGCTCCACTTTTGAGCAGTGGTTTAATGCACCGTTCGCCACCACAGGCGAGAAAGTCGAATTGAATGAGGAAGAAACCATTTTGATTATTCGTCGTTTGCATAAAGTGTTGCGTCCCTTCTTGTTGCGTCGTCTCAAGAAGGAGGTGGAACATCAATTGCCCGACAAGGTTGAGTATATTATCAAATGTGACATGTCTGGCTTGCAGCGTGTGCTCTACAAGCATATGCAGAGCAAGGGTGTGCTACTCACCGACGGTTCGGAGAAGGGTAAACAAGGCAAAGGTGGCGCTAAGGCTTTAATGAACACTATTGTGCAGTTGCGTAAGCTTTGTAATCATCCATTCATGTTCCAACACATCGAGGAGAAGTATTGCGATCATACTGGCGCACACAGCGTTGCATCCGGTCCGGATCTGTATCGTGTGTCGGGCAAATTCGAATTACTCGATCGTATTCTACCGAAGTTGAAAGCGAGCAATCATCGTGTATTGCTCTTCTGTCAAATGACACAGTGCATGACTATTATTGAGGATTATTTGAGTTGGCGTCAGTTTGGCTACTTGCGTTTGGATGGTACCACCAAAGCTGAGGATCGTGGTGAATTGTTGCGTAAATTCAATGCAAAGGACTCCGACTATTTCGTGTTCTTGCTGTCGACACGCGCCGGTGGTTTGGGTCTCAATTTGCAGACCGCCGATACGGTTATAATCTTTGATTCCGATTGGAATCCACATCAGGACTTACAGGCGCAGGATCGTGCGCATCGTATTGGTCAACGCAATGAAGTGCGCGTGCTACGTTTGATGACAGTAAATTCGGTGGAGGAGCGTATCTTAGCAGCAGCGCGTTATAAGTTGAATATGGATGAGAAAGTTATTCAGGCCGGTATGTTCGATCAGAAATCGACGGGTAGTGAACGTCAACAATTCTTGCAAACGATTTTGCATCAGGATGACAATGAGGAGGAGGAAGAAAATGAGGTGCCCGATGATGAGGTTATTAATATGATGATAGCACGTAGTGAAGATGAGATAGAATTATTCAAGAAAATGGATATTGATCGCAAGAAGGAGGATGAAGAATTACATCCAGGAAGAGAACGTTTAATTGATGAATCCGAGTTACCCGATTGGTTGACGAAGGATGACGATGAAGTCGAGCGTTGGCATCAATACGATGAGGACACCATTTTAG GTCGTGGTTCTCGTCAACGCAAAGAAGTTGATTACACAGACAGCCTCACAGAAAAAGAATGGCTTAAAGCCATTGATGATGGTGCTGAATTCGAAGAGGAGGAGGATGAAGACGATGCTAAGCGTAAGCGTCGTAAACGTAAAAATCGCAAAGATGAATCCGATGAAGATGAGTTAATTATGAAACGACGTCGGCGTCAAAATATCGATAAGCGCCTCAAAAAGCAAATGAATAAGATAATGTCAGCCGTTATTAAGTACACGAACGACGATGGACGTGTTCTCTCTGAACCATTTATGAAGTTACCATCACGTCAACGGCTACCCGACTATTATGAAATCATAAAACGACCTGTGGATATTAAGAAGATCTTACAACGCATTGAAGACTGCAAATACGGTGACATCAATGAGCTGGAGAAGGACTTTGTACAGCTATGTCAGAATGCACAAATCTACAATGAGGAAGCTTCGCTCATCTACCTAGATTCCATTGAACTACAGAAGGTATTCGTTAGTGCACGTGCACGTGTAACCgctgcagcagcagctgctGCATCAGCGGCCGCCGTAGCCGGCAATGAGTCGGCaagtggtggtggcggtggcggtggcacTGCAGCCGGCTCAGAGGCTTCGGACAATGAAGAGGAGGAAGTTGGTGATGACGGTTCGGAAGATGAGGAAATTGCCACTACATCCACAGCGGCGGTGAAGATGAAATTGAAACTAAACAAATCATTGGCTGCTGCACCGACCACGCCAATACAGGCAGCACCAGTGAGCACTGCTGCGGCTACCACCTCCAAAAAGCAAACGCGCCGCAAACGTTCACAAAAGAAGtatacaattttcgatgatgatgatgacgacaTAGATTAG
- the LOC105224166 gene encoding ATP-dependent helicase brm isoform X2: protein MYCGRNLGPPAPGQGPPPGDRPVQESLTALQRAIDTMEEKGLQEDPRYSQLLAIRATSKHQHLTGNQVNMLRAQITAYRLLARNKPISMQMQQQLAPPQQQQQQQQQQQQQGGVPPGPPGPPGQHPGVPVQQQQPQPGPSGAPPPGAAGSASTPPQCPTPPAIPYTQQQLPGGPKLQPQPPQHVQQPAMPPGAGAPPMPPQQDMSHQLPNGAGGKPNAGPPPPMMGGSQPPISSPMPATMAQGVRPGMPQVPPGMPPQVTPGMQAPKPGAPPPQQPMPKPNRITTVAKPVGLDPITLLQERENRIASRISLRMQELQRLPATMPEDLRLQAAIELRALRVLNFQRQLRAEIVQCTRRDTTLETAVNIKAYKRTKRQGLREARATEKLEKQQKLEAERKRRQKHQEFLAAVLQHGKDFKEYHRNNKAQLARVNKAIMNHHANAEREQKKEQERIEKERMRRLMAEDEEGYRKLIDQKKDKRLAFLLSQTDEYISNLTQMVKQHKDDQKKKKEEESKRLVQYKKELLMSGEYMNIDESCIAADMRVTVVEQATGARLSGEEAPMLKNLHNWLERHPGWDWIESDSDDEGDAEMRAADTKEHNKSKEEQEEKKAEEADSKEATNVEDAKDFIKKVKVEDDEYRTEEQTYYSIAHTVHEKVTEQASIMVNGQLKEYQLKGLEWLVSLYNNNLNGILADEMGLGKTIQTISLVTYLMDRKKVMGPYLIIVPLSTLPNWVLEFEKWAPSVGVVSYKGSPQGRRLLQNQMRATKFNVLLTTYEYVIKDKAVLAKIQWKYMIIDEGHRMKNHHCKLTQVLNTHYIAPYRLLLTGTPLQNKLPELWALLNFLLPSIFKSCSTFEQWFNAPFATTGEKVELNEEETILIIRRLHKVLRPFLLRRLKKEVEHQLPDKVEYIIKCDMSGLQRVLYKHMQSKGVLLTDGSEKGKQGKGGAKALMNTIVQLRKLCNHPFMFQHIEEKYCDHTGAHSVASGPDLYRVSGKFELLDRILPKLKASNHRVLLFCQMTQCMTIIEDYLSWRQFGYLRLDGTTKAEDRGELLRKFNAKDSDYFVFLLSTRAGGLGLNLQTADTVIIFDSDWNPHQDLQAQDRAHRIGQRNEVRVLRLMTVNSVEERILAAARYKLNMDEKVIQAGMFDQKSTGSERQQFLQTILHQDDNEEEEENEVPDDEVINMMIARSEDEIELFKKMDIDRKKEDEELHPGRERLIDESELPDWLTKDDDEVERWHQYDEDTILGRGSRQRKEVDYTDSLTEKEWLKAIDDGAEFEEEEDEDDAKRKRRKRKNRKDESDEDELIMKRRRRQNIDKRLKKQMNKIMSAVIKYTNDDGRVLSEPFMKLPSRQRLPDYYEIIKRPVDIKKILQRIEDCKYGDINELEKDFVQLCQNAQIYNEEASLIYLDSIELQKVFVSARARVTAAAAAAASAAAVAGNESASGGGGGGGTAAGSEASDNEEEEVGDDGSEDEEIATTSTAAVKMKLKLNKSLAAAPTTPIQAAPVSTAAATTSKKQTRRKRSQKKYTIFDDDDDDID from the exons ATGTATTGTGGAAGAAATTTG gGTCCACCGGCTCCCGGTCAGGGCCCACCACCCGGCGATCGTCCCGTACAGGAAAGTCTTACCGCACTACAACGCGCCATTGACACAATGGAGGAGAAGGGACTGCAAGAGGATCCACGCTACTCACAGCTACTCGCCATACGCGCCACCTCGAAGCATCAACATCTCACTGGCAATCAGGTGAATATGTTGCGCGCACAAATCACCGCCTACCGCTTGCTGGCGCGCAACAAACCGATTTCCATGCAAATGCAGCAACAATTAgcaccaccacaacaacaacagcaacagcagcagcaacaacagcagcagggTGGCGTACCGCCTGGACCCCCCGGACCGCCGGGACAACACCCTGGCGTGCcagtgcaacagcaacagccgCAACCCGGACCAAGTGGTGCACCACCACCAGGCGCTGCCGGCAGCGCGAGCACACCACCGCAATGTCCCACACCGCCGGCAATTCCATACACGCAACAGCAGCTACCCGGTGGACCAAAGTTACAGCCGCAACCACCACAACATGTGCAACAACCAGCAATGCCACCAGGCGCTGGCGCACCACCAATGCCACCGCAACAAGATATGTCGCATCAGTTGCCCAATGGTGCTGGTGGCAAACCGAATGCCGGTCCACCGCCACCAATGATGGGTGGCAGTCAGCCACCGATTTCTTCGCCAATGCCAGCAACGATGGCGCAAGGTGTGCGTCCGGGCATGCCACAGGTGCCACCTGGCATGCCGCCACAAGTAACGCCCGGCATGCAAGCGCCTAAACCCGGCGCACCGCCACCGCAGCAACCTATGCCGAAGCCCAATCGCATAACCACAGTCGCCAAGCCAGTTGGTTTGGATCCGATTACGCTACTGCAAGAACGTGAAAACCGTATAGCATCGCGCATTTCGTTGCGCATGCAAGAGTTGCAGCGACTGCCGGCTACCATGCCGGAAGATTTGCGCCTACAAGCGGCCATAGAGTTGCGTGCGCTGCGCGTGCTGAATTTCCAGCGGCAACTGCGTGCCGAAATTGTACAGTGTACGCGACGCGATACCACACTCGAGACGGCGGTCAATATTAAGGCTTACAAGCGCACAAAGCGTCAAGGACTGCGTGAGGCGCGCGCCACCGAGAAATTggagaaacaacaaaaattggaaGCGGAGCGTAAACGACGCCAGAAACATCAAGAATTCTTGGCAGCAGTGCTACAGCATGGCAAGGACTTTAAGGAGTATCATCGCAATAATAAAGCGCAGCTGGCTCGCGTCAACAAGGCGATTATGAATCATCATGCCAATGCGGAGCGCGAACAGAAGAAGGAGCAAGAGCGTATCGAGAAGGAACGTATGCGTCGTTTGATGGCCGAGGATGAAGAGGGCTATCGTAAACTTATCGATCAGAAGAAAGATAAACGTTTGGCATTCCTGTTGTCGCAGACCGACGAATATATCAGCAATCTCACACAGATGGTGAAGCAGCACAAGGATGatcagaagaagaagaaagaggagGAGAGCAAGCGCTTGGTGCAATACAAGAAAGAGCTGCTTATGAGTGGCGAATACATGAATATCGATGAAAGCTGCATTGCAGCGGATATGCGCGTCACTGTTGTTGAGCAAGCAACAGGAGCGCGTCTCTCCGGGGAGGAAGCGCCCATGTTGAAGAACTTGCACAACTGGTTGGAGCGTCATCCCGGTTGGGATTGGATTGAGTCCGATTCAGATGATGAAGGTGATGCTGAGATGCGTGCAGCAGACACCAAGGAGCACAATAAATCAAAGGAGGAACAGGAAGAGAAAAAGGCCGAAGAGGCAGACAGCAAAGAAGCAACCAATGTTGAGGATGCTAAAGACTTTATCAAGAAGGTTAAGGTGGAAGATGATGAGTATCGTACTGAGGAGCAAACCTACTACAGTATTGCGCATACCGTACACGAAAAGGTGACCGAACAGGCAAGCATTATGGTTAACGGACAATTGAAGGAGTACCAGTTGAAGGGTTTGGAATGGTTGGTCTcattgtacaacaacaatttaaatggTATTCTTGCCGATGAGATGGGTTTGGGCAAGACTATACAGACTATTTCGTTGGTTACCTATCTAATGGATCGCAAAAAG GTCATGGGTCCTTATTTGATTATTGTGCCGCTCTCCACACTACCCAATTGGGTGTTGGAGTTCGAAAAGTGGGCGCCTTCCGTCGGCGTCGTCAGCTACAAAGGCAGTCCACAAGGTCGTCGCTTGCTGCAGAATCAAATGCGCGCCACGAAATTTAATGTGCTACTCACCACCTACGAGTACGTTATCAAAGACAAAGCAGTGCTTGCTAAAATCCAATGGAAATACATGATAATCGATGAGGGTCATCGTATGAAGAATCATCACTGTAAGCTTACACAGGTCTTGAATACACACTATATAGCGCCCTATCGCCTGTTGCTCACCGGTACACCGCTACAAAATAAATTACCCGAATTGTGGGCTCTTCTAAATTTCTTGCTACCATCCATCTTCAAGTCCTGCTCCACTTTTGAGCAGTGGTTTAATGCACCGTTCGCCACCACAGGCGAGAAAGTCGAATTGAATGAGGAAGAAACCATTTTGATTATTCGTCGTTTGCATAAAGTGTTGCGTCCCTTCTTGTTGCGTCGTCTCAAGAAGGAGGTGGAACATCAATTGCCCGACAAGGTTGAGTATATTATCAAATGTGACATGTCTGGCTTGCAGCGTGTGCTCTACAAGCATATGCAGAGCAAGGGTGTGCTACTCACCGACGGTTCGGAGAAGGGTAAACAAGGCAAAGGTGGCGCTAAGGCTTTAATGAACACTATTGTGCAGTTGCGTAAGCTTTGTAATCATCCATTCATGTTCCAACACATCGAGGAGAAGTATTGCGATCATACTGGCGCACACAGCGTTGCATCCGGTCCGGATCTGTATCGTGTGTCGGGCAAATTCGAATTACTCGATCGTATTCTACCGAAGTTGAAAGCGAGCAATCATCGTGTATTGCTCTTCTGTCAAATGACACAGTGCATGACTATTATTGAGGATTATTTGAGTTGGCGTCAGTTTGGCTACTTGCGTTTGGATGGTACCACCAAAGCTGAGGATCGTGGTGAATTGTTGCGTAAATTCAATGCAAAGGACTCCGACTATTTCGTGTTCTTGCTGTCGACACGCGCCGGTGGTTTGGGTCTCAATTTGCAGACCGCCGATACGGTTATAATCTTTGATTCCGATTGGAATCCACATCAGGACTTACAGGCGCAGGATCGTGCGCATCGTATTGGTCAACGCAATGAAGTGCGCGTGCTACGTTTGATGACAGTAAATTCGGTGGAGGAGCGTATCTTAGCAGCAGCGCGTTATAAGTTGAATATGGATGAGAAAGTTATTCAGGCCGGTATGTTCGATCAGAAATCGACGGGTAGTGAACGTCAACAATTCTTGCAAACGATTTTGCATCAGGATGACAATGAGGAGGAGGAAGAAAATGAGGTGCCCGATGATGAGGTTATTAATATGATGATAGCACGTAGTGAAGATGAGATAGAATTATTCAAGAAAATGGATATTGATCGCAAGAAGGAGGATGAAGAATTACATCCAGGAAGAGAACGTTTAATTGATGAATCCGAGTTACCCGATTGGTTGACGAAGGATGACGATGAAGTCGAGCGTTGGCATCAATACGATGAGGACACCATTTTAG GTCGTGGTTCTCGTCAACGCAAAGAAGTTGATTACACAGACAGCCTCACAGAAAAAGAATGGCTTAAAGCCATTGATGATGGTGCTGAATTCGAAGAGGAGGAGGATGAAGACGATGCTAAGCGTAAGCGTCGTAAACGTAAAAATCGCAAAGATGAATCCGATGAAGATGAGTTAATTATGAAACGACGTCGGCGTCAAAATATCGATAAGCGCCTCAAAAAGCAAATGAATAAGATAATGTCAGCCGTTATTAAGTACACGAACGACGATGGACGTGTTCTCTCTGAACCATTTATGAAGTTACCATCACGTCAACGGCTACCCGACTATTATGAAATCATAAAACGACCTGTGGATATTAAGAAGATCTTACAACGCATTGAAGACTGCAAATACGGTGACATCAATGAGCTGGAGAAGGACTTTGTACAGCTATGTCAGAATGCACAAATCTACAATGAGGAAGCTTCGCTCATCTACCTAGATTCCATTGAACTACAGAAGGTATTCGTTAGTGCACGTGCACGTGTAACCgctgcagcagcagctgctGCATCAGCGGCCGCCGTAGCCGGCAATGAGTCGGCaagtggtggtggcggtggcggtggcacTGCAGCCGGCTCAGAGGCTTCGGACAATGAAGAGGAGGAAGTTGGTGATGACGGTTCGGAAGATGAGGAAATTGCCACTACATCCACAGCGGCGGTGAAGATGAAATTGAAACTAAACAAATCATTGGCTGCTGCACCGACCACGCCAATACAGGCAGCACCAGTGAGCACTGCTGCGGCTACCACCTCCAAAAAGCAAACGCGCCGCAAACGTTCACAAAAGAAGtatacaattttcgatgatgatgatgacgacaTAGATTAG
- the LOC105224165 gene encoding inositol monophosphatase 1: protein MASPQLIDELYDFMYPLAQRAGELLLEGYAQVGKQISIKTAFYDVVTDYDNKIEEFLIEQILARYPEHKFIGEEDTAKNNHVTKALTDAPTWIIDPIDGTSNFIKQIPHVCVSIGLAVNKQIVLGIINNPVQQKMYTTKLGGGAFCNGQPIHVSNIAKISEANVAYEVSLLHAHKIRNKHIKRIYHIGASARRLLAYACVVDSLCMVAAGNLDAFHIEDMYPWDCAAGYLLIREAGGVVTHPYGGPFEIMKPDLICAGTESLRKDMEELIRKADQEKSVGGEEL from the exons ATGGCTAGTCCACAGCTGATCGACGAATTGTACGACTTTATGTATCCGCTTGCGCAGCGTGCTGGCGAGTTACTGCTCGAGGGTTATGCGCAGGTCGGCAAACAGATCAGCATCAAGACGGCATTCTACGATGTGGTCACCGATTAcgataataaaattgaagaatttcTAATTGAACAAATATTGGCACGCTATCCGGAGCATAAGTTCATCGGCGAAGAGGATACAGCGAAAAATAATCATGTAACAAAAGCGCTAACGGATGCACCGACTTGGATCATTGATCCCATTGATGGCACATCGAATTTTATCAAACAGATACCGCACGTATGCGTCTCAATCGGTTTGGCGGTGAATAAACAAATCGTTTTGGGCATCATCAACAATCCGGTGCAGCAGAAAATGTATACAACAAAACTGGGTGGCGGCGCCTTTTGCAATGGGCAGCCTATACACGTTAGCAATATTGCTAAA ATCAGCGAAGCGAATGTGGCGTACGAGGTGTCGTTACTACACGCTCATAAAATACGTAACAAGCATATAAAACGGATATATCATATCGGCGCATCTGCTAGAAG ATTACTCGCCTATGCGTGTGTCGTGGATTCCTTATGCATGGTAGCTGCCGGAAACTTGGATGCATTTCACATCGAAGACATGTACCCATGGGATTGTGCTGCCGGTTATTTGCTCATACGCGAAGCCGGTGGCGTGGTAACACATCCCTATGGCGGACCATTTGAAATTATGAAACCAGATTTAATATGCGCTGGCACCGAGTCGTTGCGCAAAGATATGGAAGAGCTCATAAGAAAAGCCGATCAAGAGAAATCTGTCGGCGGTGAGGAGCtataa